Part of the Xiphophorus maculatus strain JP 163 A chromosome 3, X_maculatus-5.0-male, whole genome shotgun sequence genome, GTTTACACATGTATCCGATCAGAAACAAACCATTtgatttttcagacattttaatattcttcAGTCAAGTCATACCAGCAGACAATTGGTGAGTGGTTGgagagatttgtttttgtccttttaaacttgatagttttcttctttttaattgtcagatatttaaatttttatctcGTAGCTTTAGTGGACAAAAATGTGACTAAGTTCAGTTATATTCTATTAACCTTTTTCTGCCAGAACTACCAAAGCCCACACCAGTCTGTGTGAATGTTGGGATAATGGGATCTTTGAATTAATACAATAAAggctgataaataaaactgattggACAATAAAAGCGACTTTGCTTTTTGCTGGAACACAAATGGATTCTTAGAAAAGGGATATGGTCCCTACATGTCTGGTGTTGCACCAAATTAAGATTAactcatacaaaaaaaattttgaaGCAAATTTAAATTGGtcctctttaaaaaacatgtaagaGCAATTCTCAACATAGGAAAGCAAAACCAACGATTAGCATGAAAAGCCCGGTACTGACAAAATTATTACCGTTTCTGAGTTATGATGCTGCATAGTGGAAAAACTAGGACTGTTAGGATTGCTAGTTTATGCCACATAGAACAAGGAAAAATGTCAGAACTTTTAATTGgagaataaaactgtttatcttgAATGAAATGCCCcaaatctttacaaaattaagAAAGGAAAAGTAGTTTATATCCTAATGACAAACAGgaggaattaaataaaaaataattaaattattcttcTGTAGGAATCCTAGCCAAATGCAACatggaaaatacagaaaataccaaaactagtcttttttgtcaatatagttaaatatatttttatatgctttattatttttggccAGAGTTTTGAAGAGCCACTGAggagctgcaggttgcagacccctggtTTAGGGGAAGCCTTACTCGTTGATGGATCGAGAGCAGAGACGACCtcttgaaactttttccacactCAGTGCAGCGATACGGCCTTTCGCCAGTGTGATCCCGCATGTGGTACTTCAGTCCCGAGGAACCCTTAAAGGCTTTTCCACACTCCAAACAGCGGTACGGCCTCtctgtacaaaattaaaaacagaaaaagtgttcAAGGTCACCGAGTTCAAAGAATAGATTACAAGCAGTTTGAAAGAGTGAGGAAGCTAAGGCAATTTTACTGCAGGGTTGGTTACTCTCAATATCGACACAGACAACAGCTTCTATCGAAACACTTAACTTATTGCAAGTGAAGCTAATGTATTACAGCCACCAATTCAGAAGTGATCTCAAGATCCAATCTACAAAATGAGAGAGCTCTGAGAAACTATCAAATACCAATTAGATTGTGGACAGATCACATATAGTCGTTATTTCAGTACAGTTTGCTCTTATTCTCCAAGATCGGAGACTAGAGATCGTGGTTCCAGGTATACCGATGTTTAAAGTggttatgtttttaaaactgctcCATTTTTCTATTATGTTGTAGAAAGTGTCCTTGTAAAACACTTGTACATGCTAGGGAATGTATTTACCTCCAGCAGGAGTGTTCTTGCCAGATCCGGCCTTTTTTGGGGCTTTAGTTGGTTTGGGCGGGTGCTCCTCTTGCTCCTCGCCGACGGCGATGATGTCGACATGGATCTCCCTCTGGCCCTCCCGCTGCTTGTCAGCCTGGCTGGGGGAGGAGGGAAGGGGCAGAGACAGGGAAAGTGACGGCGGACACACTATCTCGGCCTCCGCCTCGGCCAGCAGGCGCTGCTCCGGAGTGTGGGAGTGCTGGTGGGTGAGGAGTGACGAGAGCAGAGGGAAAGAGCGGTCACAGGCGGAGCAGCTGAACTGGGAGCGTGACTGCGATGAAAGAGAATGCATCTGGGGGAACGAGAGTGAAACGCAGCAGATAAAGTTTATTTCAAGACAGATAAATGTTGGTGTTGGGCTCCGACCAACTGCTTCACAGCAACGGCTACAACCGTCATTCTCACCAGTGACACATGTCTATTGAGGCCTGCGCTGGTCTTGAAGGTCTTAGTGCAGTAGCCACATGGCAGCCCTGCCCATGTGGTTCTGGCCTCCGGCTGCACGGCCTCGGCGCTCTGAGTCACCTCGGTGAAGCTCTGCAGCAGGTCAAACTGGGCCTGGGTGGCGCCCACATTCTGAGGATAGACCAAAGGAAATTACACAAAGCAACACATATCAAAACACACATCCTCAACCCAAACTCAACAACTGAAGTTGTATGGACCTTATGTAATAGCAGTTTAGTGTATggtttttaaaactgattacaaataaaaatctgaaaggtgtggcatgTGTCTGTATTCACTCaatcagcaaagaaaaaaaaatctcatctgagcactagtttttttaaaatagtgatAGGTAAATCATCtttcattttgacagatttcaACTCACAACCGTGACCACTTGgtgcagacattttcaaatttatgcACACTGTACATTGTGAAAGtgacaacataaataaataaaaaatctttacatCTGGGTATCCTCTCTGAACTAAATGCATATCGCAACCTGGGAGCTAACAGCACATTGAAGCGTTATGAACATGACAATTCGTCATGTTCATAACGCCAAAGTATAATTCCAGTTTATACTTTGGCAACAGAGATCGGATTCAGCCTGCAGatcaaaacactaaaacatttcattatgcACAAGTGGCACACATTTCATGtctgttttcataatttaagtGCAATCGTTTCACTTTGTTGTTAATGTGAAGCACAGTCAGTGGTTTTTGTAACGGTAGAGAAAAAGTTTAATGCATTTATCTGCTTGGTATTTGTTCAACATTAACTAAACCAAATCAAAATTAAACGCAGCTGAATATAtcattacaattttaaaatttctggataAAAATAGATTATAAGGAGACTTTTGGATCCTGTCAATCAAAATGACACATCTAGAAAGTTATTTCTGTGTCATTGGACCATGACTCCTGTTTGACCTTTGTGCAAAGTGATCTGTATGGAGTCAAAGCTAAAACAACAGCAAATTAAAACTATAAAGCATATGTTTATGAGgttttttgtacaataaaacTGAGAACCATGTCATTTTGTCTGAACTACTCTGTTTCAGTCTATAAAATCTCGATGTAATGTAATGGATTTATGTATATGAAGATGTTGTCTACTTCAGTATCTCAATGTGCCTTGTAGAATGGAAGAAGTTCTTTCACTTACAGCATTACTGCCATCTACACCCTCTGCCAAACCGAGGAGCACCTCGGTTGTATGTCCGCTTTCGGCCACAGTGGTGGTCTCCACCACCTCTTCAAAGTCAGCCAGCAGGTGTCCAGCTCCTACCAGTCCATCTCCAACCTCCATCCCTGCTCCATGCCCCTCTTCGCCACTGGCGTCGTGTTCGCCACTAGCCATGTGGATGGCCTGGTGCTGCTCCAGCTCTGTCCTTGTGCCAAACGTGTGGTTGCAGCTGCCGCAGCTGTACAGCAGCATGCTGGCCCCGGTGTCGGTGCTCAGGTGGACCTCTGTCCCAATGGCCCTGGATGTGCACACGTCCTCCCTAGAAGGAGCGAGGGTCAGCTGGGGTAGAAGGCTTGTGTTCTGACCAGAGGAAGTGGTTGACAGAAACACTTCTTCCATCCCCATGCCAACTCCGTCGGTTCCTTCCTGGCTCACAAATCCCACCATATCTGTCAACATGGTTGACGTCACTTCCTCTGTCCCAACCACCACCTCCACTACCTCATTCCCCTTCTGCCCGTCCTCTCCCCGCTTCCCCTGCTTGACTCCTGCGTTGGGGTTGGAGTGAGAGTTCTTGTGCAAAGCTAGGTTTGACGAATGCGTGAAGCTTCGACCGCACTCGCCGCAGACATATGGCCTCTCGCCTGTGTGTATCCTCATGTGCTGCCGCAGGTTTGTGGACTGAGTGAAAGACTTGTTACACACCGAGCATGTGTATGGCTTGAGGCCAAGATGGACGTTCTTGTGCCGCCGCAGGCTGCTTGAGTTTTTAAACGCTTTGGGACAAGAGTCACATGGGTACGGGCATTCCCCTGTGTGCTGCCGCAGATGATACTGGTAGTGAGAACTCCATTTGAAAGTTAGGGGGCAATACGGGCATAAGAAGGCCCGGACTCCAGTGTGAATACTCCGATGAACCTGTGAGTAAACAAACAGAGACATTGTGAAAGTTTACACTCATTATCCCTCCTTAAGAtccttgatttaaaacaatttgtcaCCTGGAGAAGAGATGAGCGTTTGAAGGCTTTGCCACAGTCTTCACATTTATAAGGTTTCTCTCCTGAGTGAGACCTGGAAAATAAGAGCAATTGTTTAGGACAACAGTATAGATACTGATATAGGTAGATATAGATTTTACTGATGTTAAAATCTATGATTTTAACATCAATTAAAATCAtggaagacaaaaaacacataACTTTCTCATTATTATTTACTAATACAAAGAATAGTAGAtcagtacattaaaaaaaatagaaatctgaaaagtgtaccGTGCATATGTATTGAGTTTCTTTAACTCCATCactaaatgaaatccagtgcAATCAACTACTACCACATAGCAACATGTGGACGAAAGGTGTTCCAGTCAGATCAAAATGTAAAAGGCTACAAGTTGCAGCAAACTGATTCTGAACACATTATGTAAgaagtaaaacatggtggtggtagtatcATGATGAGGGGAAACTTTTCCTCAGCAGAGACAGTGAAGAATAAATACAGGAATAtccaggaagaaaacctgtaaGGCGCTGCAAGAGACTTGATACTGAGAGGTTTACTCAGAGTGAAAACAATAGTAAATACACAAGTTGCAATCGAATGGCTTATATGAAGGCATTTTTTGTTAGAATGGCCCAATTAAAGTCCAGCCCTAAAGTCAATTGAAAATCTGTGGTACTACTTCAAACATTTtagttcacagatgctctctgTTCAGTCTAAGCTGAcaagacattaaattaaatcacaaagAAAGGGAGAATTTTTAGCTTCTGGATGTACGAAGCAGGCAGAGACATCCTAAAAGAGAGTGGTTCAATGACATATTGACGCAGGAgggctgaacacaaatgcactccacactttccagattccTTTCACGgttatgtttcattttgttaatccatcacataaaatctcaattaaACTACACTGATGTTTGCTGTAGTAATAAGCTGTGAAACAGCTAAAGgcgtataaatactttttcaaacatACTATAAATGGTGGAGAAATGTGGAAGTTAACAAGACGTGCATGAACAATGTGCTTTAAATCACTGTAACAGTCTTTTAGTGGCTTTATAGATAAGTTTTAACACGGGTACCGCTGGTGGtagagcagagcagaggagcCCTTGAAGGCCTTGGGGCAGAGGTTGCAGCGGTAGGGTCTCTCGTTGTTATGGCTGCGCTGATGGTGGGTCAGCCTGGATGACCACCTAAAGCTCTTTCCGCAGTCCAGACACTGAAAAGGATGCTCTGACTGCTCAGCCTGCTGAGCTGAAGCTGACTCTGATACGGACGACGTGACTACGTCCAGGACCACCTCCTCTCCACCTTCCACTACCCCCTTGTCTCCATCCACTAGCTGCCCTCCCTCCCTGCCTTCTGCCCCATCCTCTTCTGATCCCAGCAGGGATGGGAAGGCGGAGAGGGAGGGTGCGGACTGGGGCGGTAGGAGTTCTGCTTGGACAACTAAGGCAACAGAGTTGGCCATTAGCAGATCAAACTGGTGATGTATAGATGATGGTGAAACTTGGAAGTAGGTGGGAATCAACTTGGGTGCAGGATCATGGCTTCATTGTCATTGTTTAAGTCCTGTTTAAACAACAGGAAGCTGTCGTTGTCATGGAAACCGGTTTCCCTGGGACAGGTgctctgtgatgtcactcagCAACTCCGGGTTTAAATTGTTCAGCTCCCAGCCACTCCTCCCTTCTGTGGCCGGAGATGTTCCTCCCTCCTCCGGCCGTCAGCTCCGTGTCCGTCCCTGCTGTTCGGCCCCTCTCACGCCAGCTGAAGATGAACAAAACGACACTAATTGGttataaaaaggaaacaaagaaaaacccgCCAGAGCTGCTGGTCAACACATACATACAGAAATCATTTTACCAGTATCACAACAGCAGTGAGTGGCCTGCTTTTTAAGCTAATCAGGCTCTacgtaaagaaaaaaaataaccacgTAAAACTGCTTTCTAAGGACGGCAGCACGGACTAAATCGGCACTTACCGCGCCGCTTTAACTCATCTTGCAGCTAAAATGTAGATGTTATGGCTATAAACTGGGAACTGCAGTGTTAATCCACACAACCTTAACAATAAACACAGCGCAAACTAACAGCAATCCTCCACCCGACGCCGCCTCCCAACAAGGCCCACAGTGATTGGCTCCCTCGCTGAAAAGATGAGCGATTACCATTGGCCAGGAgctcaaacataaaatattatcgATGATTGGCATCACCGAAATTATTCAGACCACCCAAAATTTTGCGGAAAACTCATTTCAAATACTAATATATTTTGTGTGTAAtgtgtcaaaaaatatttagaaagttTTGCTTGTCCACAACCCATACGTTTGCTTACCTTCGCCGCGGAGACTTCTGGGTAATGTAGTTCGGCGCAAATTCATTTGATGTCAATCGACCTTATTCAAATGTGGTTAGCTTCAGTTCAACTCAAATGCTaaacactgcattttttttcatatatatcaaatcaaaaatccaattttatttgtatggcacatttcaaCAACGAGtgttttatatcataaaaacacaaaaatcaacaactgaAATATTACATCTTTCCAGCTGTGTCATTTACACATCAATATGTTGGTTAGTTTTCATTAATTGTGAtacaaaagcaactctaagcaggtgtgtttgtgtgcatgcgTGCCATGCGTGTACACccctacacacaaacacacacacatgcaatgtcttcacattttccacattttgttattttacaaccttattccaaattgttttaaattaatgttttcttatATTTAAAGTAGAAAAGGCGCTCATGACCTCAGACTGGGGTGATGGCTTAAttttcagcaggacaacaacccagCAGGACATGGTTAGGATCTCAGAGGAATGGCTGCAGAATGACTCTGTGAATATCGAGTGGTCAAGCTAGAGTCCAGATTTGAATCCTATTGTCCATTTTCCATTGCatataaatctaattttagaaatacatttttttgttatatgtTGTGTCATGCTTTGTTGTGTCAAAGCAGGCCATGCAAACCAAAGATGTAGTCAAAGCCACTGTACACATTCTTTAGCATTTATTTCACCAAGGCACGTTTCACATTGAGGCCAATCAGTGTGTGGAGGAGGCATCTTGATAAGACAGAAATAACTTAAACAAGACGGtacaataaaagcaaataagatTACAAACTgtataaaagtacaaaaaggaAAGGAGACTTGCTCCACTGCAGCACAAAATAAATAGTTCCACCAAGTCACTTAAATAAATAGTCAATACTGTAACAAATACTAGAATAGGAATGATTAAAAATTGTGATAAAACCGGTAATCTACATTTTCTTATCGAAAACATTATACACATAGCACTTGTATACAACAATTTACATTCTTGTACATTTATGTACACCTGTACAGAACTTAGTGTCACAATACATAGTATTTTAAGGCTTTGGGTGtttaaccaaaaaaataaaaacctttctCGCCCAAAGCACAAATTCAAAATCAGCCGTCTCATTCATCCAAGAGGCCGATCCCAACAAGTTTGTGCAAAGACTCTAATCAGGATCATCAGTGCTCAGCAAGAAGGCACATTCAAATGACTTTACCACAATGTTAAATACACGCGCCTCCTTGTGTAGTACATAACGAGTCAGAATTGAAAAATAGAAGCTCTGTCTCAGGTTCAAAACAATAGTTTGCCTCTCTTTGGTTACCGgctggacattttaaaaatagatgcaAAAAACTTGATAAGGCATCAGTTGGTGAGTTATTATGTTGTATATTTGCCATCATGTGGGGATAACATTACCATTTGCACAATTGTTTACTTTAATGCCACTGTAAGGGAGAAGTTTCTCGGATGCTACATCTAGTGGAAACATGGTTGGCTGAAGGAAtgcacaattaaaatgaaaaatgtaataagttTAAACAAAGTAGAATGTAGAAGCTGCAGGTTGAAAAAGTGctattgggtttttttgttttttaattttttttttgtttgagaaacagagagaagctAGTTTAACGCAGGAGAGATTACAAAGATATTGGCAAATAAATTCACGTTAGTAAGGAGATACAGGCTAGAGAGACACAATACAacttcaaataaatataaaaataaataaattattaacagttaataaataaataaatacataaataacgATGGTCACAAAGTGACGCCATAAGAAGGGAAACTGGAGAATCTTGAAGTAATAGCTGTGGTGTGACAGTTGTAACGGGATTCTTGATGGTCGTGCTGCAGTGAGGCCACATCCTTATCGGCTCTCGTTCTTCAACACACACATGACACTGATATTGTCACCTGGGCCTCTTTTGCACACTGACATggtcctgtttgcagtttgattGAGGATGAAATCCTCGTGCTGGTTGTGCAGCCGTCTGCTGCATGGGTCATCATTGCACCGGAGAAGCCTTGGGCTTGAGGCTGAGGAATGCTCTGTATGCCCAGTCGCAGAAGAGCTTGAAGTGTTGGAGGAGCTCATGGCTGGACTGCAGGACATCGAAGTGATAGGGGAGgtgaggagggagggagggtgTTGGGTTTGTCAGCTTTGGTGCTTCAATTCTCTGCATCTGCATAGGGAAAGGTAAGAAGacataataagaaaaatgtgtATTGTAGTTCTGTTATTCTtggtaaatatatttgtaatggGGCTGGGAACATGAAATGTAAAGTTTGCTGCACAATGTTTGGGGACGTCAGTAAAATATTGGACCAAAGTTCTGATctttaaatgtcaaaacatgTAAAGACCAGAGGTCATTTATCCTTATAATTATATTAGGTGAATAAATGGCACTTCACATCCTCCCAAAATTACCATAGCGACAGTGAAGTTCGATGGTGGGAGCATCATGGTGTAGGCCTGACTTTTAATATATTATTCTGTCAGAGTTCATTTAATCACAAGGATGAATAAAGAAATGCACAGAGATATTCTTGATAAGATTCTGAAAATGAAACTAGAGGGGCTGTTACAGAAGAACAATTATCCCATACAGAGTTAAAGAAACTCTCATCTGGTTTCTGAGAAAGCAAGCAACGCTGCAAGAATGGTCAAATAGAAAATCTATGGAAAGAATTGAACATCAGAACACAGGAAGCTCTATTGTGTGGAAGAAGACATATGTTCTGTCattaccaaaaaacattttctactaaGCCTTTAAtacaatttgattaaaatgttgaatacttttcagttttattcttctttgGCAAATAAGTTATCTTATTGATGTATTTGTGTTAAtcatttaagtttatttcaaacatttgaatttCGTCCCAATAGCCTGCTTAGAGGTCTATCTACCACATTGGTGTGTTAAAAACATATTCTCCCCATTGTAAGAGTTAATACCAAAAGTATATGATTAGTTTGAGACACAACGTGTTTACCTGACGGTGCAGCAGATTGATGAGAGATTTCATTTCTTTGATCATCTCCACTAGCTTGGGCACTGCAGGGTGTTGGTGCTTCTTTGAAACCCGGTTGAGCCACTCAAAGTGGTGTTCATAGAGCTTCAGGTCGGCATGGAGCTGAGAGAGCGTGGGCTTcagctggaaaagacaaaacaggcCCACTTTAGGGTCGTAGCACAGGCATGGCAAGATAATCACTGGCAGAgttaggccacgccctctgtcTCTCTACACACATGAATGCAAGCACATTATTAGAGAATTACCTCAAGAGTACTGAGGTCATTGGCTGATCTGTTGCTCATTTCGGGCAGAGATCTGAACCTGTGCGACTCCACATCTGAGTCAAACGCATGCTCCTTCTGAAAGACAAAATAAGACACAGCAGCCCGTGAGTAATCAGTGCAATTTAATCCATAATGACACAAGGCAAGGCAGCATAAGGAAAGCATTATTCTGGATCCCCTGCTGCATCTCTGCTTTCTGGTGGTCGTAGCTCGCACTGAGGGGTCAAACAGGTCAGTGTGAGTTCACACACTTTCAGCCaccaaaaatgtcaacaacacCAGCAAATGACCTGAACCCACAGGATGTTTTTCGGTTGGAGCGAGGATAACAACGCAATGTGGTGACTAAGAAAGCTCAAAGTCGGATAGACAACACAGGCCTGTAGGGAAACTCCCGGGTGACGGCTATAAAAAGACGGAATGACGCAGTTCTGCTTGATGTCCAGTTACAGTTGTGTTGAAAACTTTCGCTCAGACAACAGATGTTGTGCTGATT contains:
- the LOC102218006 gene encoding uncharacterized protein LOC102218006, whose amino-acid sequence is MKLLLDSSSSLLLSLLLAQLPVFTSASPVPHRRSSDLDKLSNQTRNLMKLTQELLKEHAFDSDVESHRFRSLPEMSNRSANDLSTLELKPTLSQLHADLKLYEHHFEWLNRVSKKHQHPAVPKLVEMIKEMKSLINLLHRQMQRIEAPKLTNPTPSLPPHLPYHFDVLQSSHELLQHFKLFCDWAYRAFLSLKPKASPVQ